A single genomic interval of Lewinellaceae bacterium harbors:
- a CDS encoding DUF5005 domain-containing protein: MRISTWCIIMSLGIVMCKSDTSSSGHAAVDVRSVTEDTAFENRFLPDTIGFAGGDGVYSQVLPDGRTVWIFGDTFIGNLAPGNTRHKTTPLYIRNSFVVFNGKERITLQQGKASEFKSMMIPPEVRDGSSGKTELELWYWPGDALVEHGKLYVFNSRFTQIDTGMWDFRFEGTDVVEFGLPEIQELRTISLGNFNEIHFGHAICETDSFTYIYGLKDGFAHAARAKAGNILGKWQYFTGQGWTDEFADARPMVDFSGSEQFSVFPYRQKFIMIMQEGHLGRKIFAHIADTPVGPWSEGKLIYETPLPDSTNLFTYNALAHPQFMKDSCLLISYNTNSSRLEDHFADALIYRPRFIRVPMELILGE; the protein is encoded by the coding sequence ATGAGAATATCGACCTGGTGCATCATAATGTCTTTGGGTATCGTCATGTGCAAGTCGGATACCTCTTCTTCCGGACATGCTGCTGTTGACGTACGCAGCGTCACCGAAGATACTGCATTTGAAAACCGGTTTCTGCCGGATACCATTGGTTTTGCCGGCGGTGATGGTGTGTATTCTCAGGTGTTGCCGGACGGACGAACGGTTTGGATCTTTGGGGATACCTTTATCGGTAACCTGGCGCCAGGTAATACGCGGCACAAGACCACTCCTTTGTACATCCGAAACTCGTTCGTCGTGTTTAACGGGAAAGAGCGGATCACACTGCAGCAGGGTAAGGCGTCGGAGTTTAAATCGATGATGATCCCTCCGGAAGTACGTGATGGCAGTTCGGGAAAGACTGAGCTGGAACTTTGGTATTGGCCCGGTGATGCACTCGTTGAACATGGAAAGCTTTATGTGTTCAATAGCCGATTTACCCAGATTGATACCGGGATGTGGGATTTCCGGTTTGAGGGAACTGATGTGGTGGAGTTTGGTTTGCCAGAGATTCAGGAACTACGGACGATCTCTTTGGGTAACTTCAATGAAATTCACTTTGGTCATGCCATATGTGAGACCGACTCCTTTACCTACATCTACGGACTGAAAGATGGCTTTGCCCACGCCGCCCGCGCGAAAGCCGGCAACATCCTGGGCAAATGGCAATATTTTACGGGACAAGGATGGACGGATGAATTTGCAGACGCACGTCCGATGGTCGATTTTTCCGGCTCGGAACAGTTCAGCGTTTTTCCCTATCGTCAGAAATTCATTATGATCATGCAGGAAGGGCATCTTGGCCGGAAGATCTTTGCGCATATAGCCGATACGCCGGTGGGCCCCTGGTCTGAGGGTAAGCTCATCTATGAGACCCCCTTGCCCGATTCGACAAACCTGTTTACCTACAATGCACTGGCTCATCCCCAGTTCATGAAAGACAGTTGTCTGCTTATTTCATACAATACCAACTCATCAAGGCTGGAAGACCACTTTGCAGATGCCCTGATCTATCGGCCCAGGTTCATCCGGGTACCTATGGAATTGATCCTTGGAGAGTAA
- a CDS encoding TonB-dependent receptor — MKKLQCLLRWGLLLLCGIQVLSAQSYQVSGTVSDVREPLIGASVAVKGTSTGTITDLDGHFSLTVPANSVLAVTYVGYVAQEFTIHADTMLNVLLLEDNVDLGEVVVIGYGFVKKSDLTGSISSIKSEDFMNTAVSSIDQGIQGKAAGVVVSMSSGQPGAPSTIRIRGTNSINGNNEPLYVIDGVFIVPESNVGAVTGPSLNPLQSINPSDIESIEILKDASATAIYGTRGANGVIIVTTKRGKAGTRNVSVDYNYSLQELRRKIPMLNARQLAELGNEATDNAGAPRRTIYASPVNLGEGTDWQDQIFRQAPMHNLQISARGGNENTTYSVSANLFQQDGIIINSDYQKGNFRLNLDQKLSDRFTLGTSLNLNHGRLQGVVTDAEGAIPSSVTSWALIFNPGLPVYSSDGTFTFQNNTSQPSVGNPVADALLTQQVSSSTRLLGNVYLSANVNDHISVKTSIGTDAVITSEKGFVPNDIKRGQAANGQATLADQQGINWLWENTINYNRRFNQHNIQAVLGHSMQAYRNEFLFAATSDFSDNRLGYNAVQVGADKTLIFNGTSAWQLQSFLGRVNYTLSDKYLITASTRVDGSSKFGAGNKYGVFPSLAFAWRMKEEDFLKNVDYLSDFKLRTGFGIVGNEGIPPYSSLGLLETTEAYFGEKEIAKGSGPATRQNDDLKWETTTQYDLGLDVGFLNNRISLVADVYYKKTSDLLLNAPVPYTSGFSSAFFNVGTMENRGFEFSVNTVNTTGVLGWNSSFNMAFNRNKVLDLNSDEGIPAEPLLGITGWTVIRAGQPIGTFYGYQTDGIIQSNEDPEQVPYFNDYRPSQGDRKYVDQNGDGKLNELDIVPLGNANPDFSFGMNNSLAYKNLTLSFFIQGVVGNELVNFNKFTLESFDGNQNNSTAALERWTVDNPSNTYPRANVSPRVNTLSDHQVENGSYVRLKDITLSYDLKDILKKKNISFNSCKVFVSGKNLVTITKYTGYDPEVNRFASNPIAFGADFGSYPTSKIYSAGLSVGF, encoded by the coding sequence ATGAAAAAATTGCAATGTCTCCTTCGCTGGGGCCTGTTGCTGCTGTGCGGCATACAGGTGCTTAGCGCCCAGTCGTACCAGGTAAGCGGTACGGTCTCGGATGTCAGGGAGCCGCTCATCGGAGCCAGCGTTGCCGTGAAGGGCACCTCCACGGGAACCATCACCGACCTGGATGGTCATTTTTCACTGACGGTACCGGCTAACTCTGTGCTGGCCGTAACCTATGTAGGATACGTGGCGCAGGAATTTACCATTCATGCCGACACGATGCTGAATGTCTTGCTGCTGGAGGACAACGTGGACCTGGGAGAAGTGGTGGTGATCGGCTACGGTTTTGTGAAAAAGAGCGACCTCACCGGTTCCATTTCTTCCATCAAATCGGAGGATTTTATGAATACGGCGGTGTCCTCTATCGATCAGGGCATCCAGGGCAAGGCTGCCGGCGTGGTGGTCAGCATGAGTTCCGGACAACCGGGAGCACCCTCGACCATCCGCATCCGGGGTACCAATTCCATCAACGGGAATAACGAGCCGCTCTACGTCATTGACGGCGTATTCATCGTGCCGGAAAGCAATGTCGGGGCGGTGACCGGTCCTTCCCTTAATCCACTGCAAAGCATCAATCCCTCGGACATCGAATCCATCGAGATCCTGAAAGATGCCTCTGCGACTGCCATCTACGGTACCCGGGGGGCTAACGGGGTGATCATCGTGACCACCAAGCGGGGTAAGGCAGGCACACGAAATGTATCGGTGGATTACAATTACAGCCTGCAGGAATTGCGGCGCAAGATCCCAATGCTCAATGCGCGTCAGCTCGCCGAACTGGGCAATGAAGCCACCGACAATGCCGGTGCTCCCCGCAGGACCATCTATGCCAGCCCGGTCAACCTCGGCGAGGGCACCGACTGGCAGGATCAGATCTTCCGGCAGGCTCCTATGCACAACCTGCAGATCTCAGCGCGCGGTGGTAATGAAAACACGACTTATTCGGTTTCGGCAAACCTGTTCCAGCAGGATGGTATCATCATCAACTCGGATTATCAGAAAGGCAATTTTCGCCTCAATCTGGATCAGAAGCTCAGCGACCGGTTTACGCTGGGTACCAGCCTCAACCTGAATCATGGCCGCCTCCAGGGCGTCGTCACCGATGCGGAAGGAGCTATTCCCTCCAGCGTGACATCCTGGGCACTGATATTCAATCCTGGATTGCCGGTTTATTCCAGTGACGGTACATTTACTTTCCAGAACAATACCAGCCAACCTTCGGTGGGTAACCCTGTGGCCGATGCATTGCTGACACAACAAGTCAGCTCCTCAACGCGGCTGTTGGGTAATGTCTATTTGTCAGCCAATGTGAATGATCACATCAGTGTTAAAACGTCCATTGGCACCGACGCCGTCATCACCAGTGAAAAGGGCTTTGTGCCCAACGACATCAAGCGCGGCCAGGCCGCTAACGGTCAGGCTACGCTGGCCGATCAGCAGGGCATCAACTGGCTGTGGGAGAACACCATCAATTACAACCGGAGATTCAATCAGCACAACATCCAGGCTGTCCTGGGCCATTCCATGCAGGCCTACCGGAACGAGTTCCTCTTTGCTGCAACTTCGGATTTCAGCGATAACCGGCTGGGATACAATGCAGTTCAGGTAGGTGCTGACAAGACGCTGATCTTTAACGGTACCAGTGCCTGGCAGCTTCAGTCCTTCCTGGGCCGGGTCAATTACACGCTCAGCGACAAATACCTGATCACCGCATCCACCCGTGTCGATGGTTCATCCAAGTTTGGAGCCGGCAACAAATACGGGGTCTTTCCTTCACTGGCTTTTGCCTGGAGGATGAAAGAGGAGGACTTCCTGAAAAATGTGGATTACCTCAGCGACTTTAAACTGCGTACGGGATTTGGCATCGTCGGAAACGAAGGCATACCTCCCTACAGTTCCTTGGGACTGCTGGAAACGACCGAGGCTTATTTTGGAGAGAAAGAGATAGCCAAAGGTTCAGGTCCGGCAACGCGGCAGAATGACGACCTGAAGTGGGAAACGACTACCCAGTATGACCTGGGTCTGGATGTAGGATTTTTAAACAATCGTATCTCCTTGGTTGCCGACGTGTATTATAAAAAAACAAGTGATTTGCTTCTCAATGCTCCCGTGCCATATACCTCCGGATTTTCATCGGCATTCTTTAATGTAGGTACGATGGAAAACCGCGGGTTTGAATTCTCCGTCAATACCGTGAATACAACCGGAGTGCTGGGTTGGAATTCCAGCTTTAATATGGCGTTCAACCGGAACAAAGTACTTGACCTGAATAGTGATGAAGGCATCCCTGCCGAACCATTGCTGGGTATTACCGGTTGGACCGTGATCCGGGCCGGACAGCCCATCGGCACCTTCTATGGCTACCAGACCGATGGCATCATCCAGTCGAATGAAGACCCGGAACAGGTGCCGTATTTTAACGACTACCGGCCATCACAAGGTGATCGCAAATATGTGGATCAAAATGGGGACGGCAAGCTCAATGAACTGGACATTGTGCCACTAGGCAATGCGAACCCGGATTTCAGCTTCGGGATGAACAACAGCCTTGCTTACAAGAATCTTACCCTGAGTTTTTTCATTCAGGGTGTGGTAGGCAATGAGCTGGTCAATTTCAACAAATTCACGCTGGAGAGTTTCGATGGCAATCAGAATAACTCGACGGCTGCACTGGAGCGCTGGACAGTTGACAATCCCAGCAATACCTACCCAAGAGCCAATGTATCGCCGCGGGTGAACACCCTATCTGACCACCAGGTGGAAAATGGGTCTTATGTGCGGTTGAAAGACATTACCCTGTCGTACGATTTAAAAGATATCCTGAAGAAGAAAAACATTTCATTCAACTCCTGCAAAGTCTTCGTTAGCGGTAAGAACCTGGTTACCATTACCAAATATACCGGGTACGATCCGGAGGTCAACCGGTTTGCGAGCAACCCCATTGCATTTGGGGCTGATTTTGGGTCCTATCCAACATCGAAGATTTATTCAGCAGGATTAAGCGTGGGATTTTGA
- a CDS encoding RagB/SusD family nutrient uptake outer membrane protein — protein sequence MKTIKIGLSVCMLLLAMPSCDFLKETPESVINSANFYQTESDAVAATNALYEYLTVGTEGIFERGFGGIFFNDYWVFMDILSDNALETIANQDYRTLSEFTFTAENERIELYWQDLYKTIYAANVVIDRVPLIDMDVTRRNHLVAEAQFIRAMMYFEAVRLYGEAPLILKETSDLADAIVPRDPVDKIYAAIITDLEDSRDHLSSTYRVGMGRPTPLACTALLSKVYLEMGEYDAAAKQAEIVINSGAYKLFDNFADLFKIANANSGEIIFAVNYSGTLSQGFKPNQYHVRLLPPNLNKNGEGPENAFGWERPTDKLYNSFDPQDQRKKVTFITSYTYSDGTTVNFDPYFGKFWDQQAEPRGNNTDSDVIYLRLADVMLIYAEALNEMNHGPTTKAYEMINTIRKRARFNGTVEQNILPDLSGLDYQSFRDAILQERQWEFVMEGQRYHDLVRMGKLVETVNASGKLNVHPQAFHNLLPIPQRERGLNPNLTQNTGY from the coding sequence ATGAAAACAATAAAAATAGGGCTGAGTGTGTGCATGTTGTTGCTTGCCATGCCCAGCTGTGACTTTCTGAAGGAGACCCCTGAATCCGTCATCAATTCGGCTAATTTTTATCAGACCGAGAGTGATGCGGTAGCGGCAACCAATGCCCTCTACGAATACCTGACCGTAGGTACCGAAGGCATTTTTGAACGCGGATTTGGTGGGATTTTCTTTAACGACTACTGGGTGTTCATGGATATATTATCCGATAATGCCCTTGAAACCATTGCCAATCAGGATTACCGCACGCTCAGTGAATTTACTTTCACCGCTGAGAACGAGCGGATCGAACTCTATTGGCAGGACCTGTACAAGACCATCTATGCCGCCAATGTAGTGATCGACCGGGTACCTCTCATCGACATGGATGTGACCCGGCGGAATCATCTGGTGGCAGAAGCGCAGTTCATCCGGGCCATGATGTACTTTGAAGCCGTCCGGCTCTATGGTGAGGCTCCTTTGATCCTCAAAGAGACTTCAGACCTGGCCGATGCCATCGTGCCCAGAGATCCGGTCGATAAGATCTATGCCGCCATCATCACCGACCTGGAAGACTCCAGGGATCACCTCAGTTCGACCTATCGCGTAGGGATGGGCCGGCCAACACCACTCGCCTGCACTGCGCTGTTGTCAAAAGTATATCTTGAAATGGGCGAATACGATGCTGCTGCCAAACAGGCAGAGATCGTTATCAACTCCGGAGCCTACAAGCTCTTTGATAATTTTGCCGACCTGTTCAAGATTGCCAATGCCAACTCCGGAGAGATCATCTTCGCCGTAAACTACAGCGGCACACTAAGCCAGGGGTTCAAACCCAATCAGTACCATGTTCGCCTGCTGCCACCCAACCTCAACAAAAATGGAGAAGGCCCTGAAAATGCCTTCGGCTGGGAGCGGCCTACGGATAAATTGTATAACAGTTTCGACCCGCAGGACCAGCGTAAGAAAGTGACCTTCATTACTTCCTATACCTACAGCGATGGCACCACTGTCAATTTTGATCCTTATTTCGGAAAATTCTGGGATCAGCAGGCGGAGCCGCGGGGCAACAATACCGACTCGGATGTGATCTACCTCAGGCTGGCGGATGTGATGCTCATTTATGCCGAAGCGCTCAATGAGATGAATCATGGTCCAACCACCAAAGCGTATGAAATGATCAATACCATCCGCAAGCGGGCGCGTTTCAACGGGACGGTAGAGCAGAATATATTGCCGGATTTGTCAGGGCTTGATTATCAGTCATTCCGGGATGCTATCCTGCAGGAACGGCAGTGGGAATTTGTTATGGAAGGACAGCGCTACCACGACCTGGTGCGTATGGGTAAGCTGGTCGAAACGGTGAATGCCTCCGGGAAACTCAATGTCCACCCTCAGGCATTTCACAACTTGCTGCCGATCCCACAACGGGAGCGGGGGCTGAACCCTAATTTGACGCAGAACACCGGTTACTAG
- a CDS encoding class I mannose-6-phosphate isomerase, protein MTFTKYPAVKISGDHPCYTGWETILEQLDTAVRERNDRLITIECYHGTDVNGIIAVLKTHFGKAGIVSSSDSFFGETYIRALTREDATEDRIFGRMSHLTMENFMDPDKVKRARLELKESPDIVFVVGPGASLVTAGLPGLNVYCDMARWEIQLRMRKKQVASLGLNNASDPFETLYKRGYFIDWRVCDELKRRYVDQWDFWIDTNTTTPKMITALTFSAALDQTVAQPFSVVPFFDPGPWGGEWMRRQFDLDPEAPNFAWCFNCVPEENSLLLDIGGDLFEMPSINAVFFRPDELLGWQVRSRFGEEFPIRFDFLDTIHGGNLSLQVHPLTEYIKREFGLNYTQDESYYILDADEEAKVYLGFKTGVDPSEVIEDLRQAQDSGTFDAEKYVECWTAKKHDHFLIPAGTIHCSGKGCMVLEISATPYIFTFKLWDWGRLGMDGKPRPINIDRGLDVMQWDRQKEWTRSNLINHTRTLHKCSGYREESTGLHELEFIETRRHWQTGPVDHDTKGNLNVMMLIEGDQAIVESPESAFAPFVVNYAEAFILPARIGKYTVRPYGPSEGKQIATIKAYVRNENQ, encoded by the coding sequence ATGACATTTACGAAATACCCAGCAGTAAAGATATCGGGCGACCATCCATGCTATACCGGCTGGGAAACCATCCTGGAGCAACTGGACACGGCGGTACGGGAACGGAATGACCGTCTGATTACCATAGAATGTTATCACGGCACAGATGTGAACGGGATAATTGCCGTATTGAAAACCCACTTCGGGAAGGCCGGGATCGTCTCATCCTCAGATTCATTTTTTGGGGAAACATACATCCGGGCGCTAACCCGTGAAGATGCTACCGAAGACCGGATTTTTGGCCGGATGTCCCATCTGACCATGGAAAATTTTATGGATCCGGATAAAGTTAAACGAGCCAGGCTGGAATTAAAGGAATCACCGGACATTGTTTTCGTAGTCGGACCAGGAGCTTCGCTCGTGACGGCAGGTCTTCCCGGCCTGAATGTCTATTGCGACATGGCCCGCTGGGAGATCCAGCTGCGCATGCGCAAGAAACAGGTTGCTAGTCTGGGGCTTAACAATGCCTCTGATCCTTTTGAAACCCTGTATAAGCGAGGCTATTTCATTGACTGGCGGGTATGCGATGAACTAAAGCGCCGGTATGTGGATCAATGGGATTTCTGGATCGATACCAATACTACAACGCCCAAAATGATCACTGCCTTGACGTTTTCTGCGGCGCTGGATCAAACGGTCGCACAACCCTTTAGTGTGGTTCCTTTCTTCGATCCGGGGCCCTGGGGTGGGGAATGGATGCGCAGGCAGTTTGACCTTGATCCCGAAGCACCCAATTTTGCGTGGTGTTTCAACTGTGTGCCGGAAGAGAATAGCCTGCTCCTGGATATTGGCGGTGACCTCTTTGAGATGCCTTCCATCAATGCAGTTTTCTTTCGGCCGGATGAACTGCTCGGCTGGCAGGTTCGCAGCCGGTTTGGCGAAGAGTTCCCGATCCGCTTTGACTTCCTGGACACCATCCACGGAGGTAATCTCAGTCTGCAAGTACATCCGCTGACCGAATATATCAAGCGTGAATTCGGGCTGAATTATACCCAGGACGAGAGCTATTACATCCTGGATGCTGATGAAGAAGCCAAGGTCTATCTTGGATTCAAGACCGGGGTAGACCCCTCGGAGGTAATTGAGGACTTACGTCAGGCACAGGACTCTGGTACTTTTGATGCCGAAAAATATGTAGAGTGTTGGACGGCTAAGAAGCACGACCATTTCCTGATACCAGCCGGTACCATCCATTGCTCTGGCAAAGGTTGCATGGTCCTGGAGATCAGCGCCACTCCTTACATCTTCACCTTTAAACTGTGGGATTGGGGGCGACTGGGGATGGATGGCAAGCCTCGACCCATCAACATCGACCGCGGACTGGACGTGATGCAGTGGGACCGGCAAAAGGAGTGGACCCGGTCCAACCTGATCAATCACACCCGGACACTTCATAAATGTTCCGGCTACCGGGAAGAATCCACGGGCTTGCATGAGTTGGAATTCATCGAGACCCGCCGGCACTGGCAGACGGGACCGGTGGATCACGATACCAAAGGCAACCTCAATGTAATGATGCTGATCGAAGGAGATCAGGCCATCGTGGAGAGCCCGGAGTCTGCATTTGCCCCCTTTGTGGTCAACTATGCGGAAGCATTTATCCTGCCCGCCCGAATCGGAAAATATACGGTCCGTCCGTACGGGCCAAGTGAAGGAAAGCAAATAGCCACGATTAAAGCCTATGTCAGAAATGAAAACCAATAA
- a CDS encoding sugar porter family MFS transporter, with translation MSEMKTNNPGASGVRYVYFITAVAALGGLLFGYDTAVIAGAIGSIETKFQLTPALTGWAASSAIWGCVFGAMFAGFLSDRLGRKKVLLVTAVLFAISAIGSALPNNLTQFVLARFIGGVGVGAASMLSPMYISELAPADKRGMLVTLYQLAIVLGINLIYFVNLKIAGMGSEAWNLETGWRLMLGSEAIPALLFLVALFFVPESPRWLAGKNRDQEALGILERINGPAKAAAVLDEVKSTLRQEKGTIKELFAPGLRTAMLVGMFLALFSQITGINAIIYYAPEIFKNVGFGTDSALFQTLIIGIINTIFTFVAIKFIDQVGRRKLLLWGVSGMAICLIGVGIVFHFELNSGPLLLFFILGFIASFASSLGPIPWVIISEIFPTKTRGIAMSFATFTLWIGVVLITQFTPVLLDRFGGAPTFWIFAVNAVILLLFTYFKIPETKGKTLEEIEHYWKGNDHA, from the coding sequence ATGTCAGAAATGAAAACCAATAATCCGGGCGCATCGGGTGTGCGCTATGTGTACTTCATCACAGCAGTAGCAGCCCTGGGAGGTTTGTTGTTTGGTTACGATACTGCCGTAATCGCCGGAGCCATCGGTTCCATCGAGACTAAATTCCAGTTGACTCCTGCCCTGACCGGATGGGCGGCTTCCAGTGCCATCTGGGGCTGTGTATTCGGAGCCATGTTTGCCGGTTTCCTGAGTGACCGCCTTGGGCGTAAAAAGGTCTTACTGGTTACGGCGGTGCTGTTTGCCATTTCTGCCATCGGATCAGCGCTTCCCAATAACCTGACCCAGTTTGTACTGGCACGGTTTATCGGTGGGGTAGGCGTAGGCGCCGCCTCCATGCTGTCACCCATGTACATCTCTGAACTGGCTCCTGCCGATAAGCGCGGCATGCTGGTAACCCTTTACCAGTTGGCTATTGTGCTGGGAATCAACCTGATCTATTTTGTCAATCTAAAGATCGCCGGCATGGGCAGTGAAGCCTGGAATCTGGAGACCGGCTGGCGTCTGATGCTGGGGTCAGAGGCGATACCGGCACTGTTGTTTTTGGTCGCCCTATTCTTTGTGCCCGAAAGCCCGCGCTGGCTGGCCGGGAAAAACCGGGATCAGGAAGCACTGGGCATCTTGGAACGTATCAACGGACCAGCAAAGGCAGCAGCTGTGCTGGACGAAGTAAAGTCTACCCTGCGTCAGGAAAAAGGCACCATCAAAGAGTTGTTTGCCCCCGGGTTACGGACAGCGATGTTGGTTGGTATGTTTCTGGCTTTGTTCTCTCAGATAACCGGGATCAACGCCATCATCTATTACGCGCCGGAAATATTTAAAAATGTTGGTTTCGGCACCGACTCAGCGCTGTTTCAGACCCTGATCATCGGGATCATCAATACCATCTTCACCTTTGTGGCCATCAAATTCATCGACCAGGTGGGCCGCCGCAAGTTGTTGTTGTGGGGTGTTTCCGGGATGGCCATCTGTCTGATCGGGGTGGGCATCGTATTTCATTTTGAGTTGAATTCAGGACCTCTGCTGTTGTTCTTCATTCTGGGATTTATCGCCAGCTTTGCTTCATCTCTTGGACCTATTCCATGGGTGATCATCTCGGAAATATTCCCGACCAAGACCCGGGGTATCGCCATGTCGTTCGCTACGTTCACGTTATGGATTGGCGTGGTCCTTATTACCCAGTTCACTCCGGTTCTGTTGGATCGGTTTGGTGGCGCTCCTACCTTCTGGATCTTTGCAGTCAATGCAGTGATCCTCCTTCTGTTTACCTATTTCAAGATACCCGAGACAAAAGGTAAGACCCTGGAAGAAATCGAGCATTACTGGAAAGGAAATGATCACGCATGA
- a CDS encoding ROK family protein, whose protein sequence is MKTLPTILTLDAGGTNLVFSALKEDQEIADTITLPTHADDLPACLDNIIRGFINLKDQVGVFDAISFGFPGPADYPQGIIGKLPNFPAFDRPVPLKHILQKEFNVPVYINNDANLFAAGEARSGYLPELNHSLKEMGSSREYHNLIGITLGTGFGCGIVIDGQMMIGDNSSGAEIHNTINKYHPAWNAEESVSTRAIIREYRNLCSSDPGPQTPENIYRIACGQTVGNQEAALQSFELFGQALGASLVNIVTLVDGITVIGGGLTGAWDLFAGAMFREINRPYESASGQTQDRLSFRLFNLEDPQEMATFAAGDPIPVRVPDTSLVLHYDRLPRSGVARSKHGVSRSTALGAYAFALRQLNRSV, encoded by the coding sequence ATGAAAACCCTCCCCACCATATTGACCCTGGATGCCGGTGGGACCAACCTGGTATTTTCCGCCCTGAAAGAAGATCAGGAAATAGCCGATACCATCACATTACCGACCCATGCAGACGACTTGCCAGCGTGTCTGGATAATATCATCAGGGGCTTTATTAACCTGAAAGATCAGGTGGGCGTTTTTGATGCCATCAGCTTTGGCTTTCCGGGCCCGGCCGACTATCCGCAAGGCATTATCGGCAAACTGCCCAATTTCCCGGCCTTCGACCGACCCGTACCGCTGAAACACATTTTGCAAAAAGAGTTCAATGTACCGGTGTACATCAACAACGACGCGAACCTTTTCGCTGCCGGTGAAGCCCGGTCCGGATACCTACCGGAATTGAACCACAGCCTGAAAGAAATGGGAAGCAGTCGCGAATACCACAACCTCATCGGCATCACCCTGGGGACCGGCTTCGGGTGTGGCATCGTCATCGACGGACAGATGATGATCGGTGATAATTCATCGGGAGCAGAGATCCACAACACCATCAACAAATACCACCCCGCCTGGAATGCAGAAGAAAGCGTGAGTACGCGGGCTATCATCCGGGAATACCGGAATCTCTGCAGCTCCGATCCGGGCCCGCAGACGCCCGAAAACATATACCGGATTGCCTGTGGCCAGACTGTGGGGAATCAGGAGGCCGCTTTACAATCTTTTGAGCTGTTCGGACAGGCTTTGGGGGCTTCGCTGGTCAATATCGTGACCCTTGTCGATGGCATCACCGTGATCGGTGGAGGCCTGACCGGTGCCTGGGACCTGTTCGCCGGAGCCATGTTCCGGGAGATCAACCGTCCGTATGAGAGTGCTTCCGGCCAGACTCAGGACCGCCTTTCTTTCCGTCTTTTCAACCTCGAAGATCCGCAGGAAATGGCCACCTTCGCTGCCGGTGACCCGATACCGGTTCGCGTACCGGATACCAGCCTGGTCCTGCATTACGACAGGCTGCCCCGTTCCGGTGTCGCACGCTCGAAGCACGGCGTCTCCCGGTCGACGGCATTGGGTGCTTATGCCTTTGCCCTTCGTCAACTTAACCGCTCCGTATGA